A region from the Euleptes europaea isolate rEulEur1 chromosome 13, rEulEur1.hap1, whole genome shotgun sequence genome encodes:
- the LOC130485813 gene encoding growth hormone secretagogue receptor type 1-like — MASSSSNVSAGNDTEYYEVPSFSLFEIPVLVPVTIICILLFFLGIAGNVTIILIFTRYKEMRTTVNMYLSSMALSDSLIFVGLPFDLYRIWRYRPYIFGNFLCKFIIYLSETCTYCTILHITTLSIERYFAICFPLKAKATITKRRVKGFILLIWLCSSVTAIPIWFLFGVEHRNGSLPEETNECKCIEQVAHSGLLETMTWLSTLYFFLPVFCLVLLYGLICRKLWRTAHGLEGHQAATREKYHQQTIKMLAVVVVAFVLCWLPLHVGRILFAQGRLVPYELTQYFNLISMLLFYLGASVNPILYNVMSERYRKALCRFLKCSRGWPSRHFNRSEKTSREGVETSSFTATHF, encoded by the exons ATGGCTTCTTCATCATCGAATGTCTCTGCTGGAAATGACACTGAGTATTACGAAGTCCCTTCTTTTTCCTTGTTTGAAATTCCTGTCTTGGTGCCCGTGACGATAATTTGCATCCTCTTGTTTTTCTTGGGCATTGCTGGGAATGTGACCATTATACTAATCTTTACAAGGTACAAGGAGATGAGAACAACGGTGAACATGTATCTGTCTAGCATGGCCTTGTCCGATAGTCTGATCTTTGTCGGCTTGCCGTTCGATTTGTACCGGATTTGGAGATACAGGCCGTACATCTTTGGCAATTTTCTGTGCAAGTTTATCATTTACCTCAGCGAAACCTGCACTTACTGCACAATCCTCCACATCACTACCTTGAGCATAGAGAGATATTTTGCCATCTGCTTCCCTCTGAAAGCCAAAGCCACCATCACCAAACGCAGGGTCAAGGGCTTCATCCTCCTCATCTGGCTCTGTTCGTCAGTGACCGCCATTCCAATCTGGTTCCTCTTTGGTGTTGAGCACCGCAACGGAAGCCTCCCGGAGGAGACAAATGAATGCAAATGCATCGAGCAAGTGGCCCATTCGGGACTTCTTGAAACCATGACCTGGCTTTCCACGCTCTATTTTTTCCTCCCGGTGTTTTGTTTGGTGCTCCTCTATGGACTGATCTGCAGAAAGCTTTGGAGAACTGCCCACGGCCTGGAGGGGCACCAGGCTGCCACCAGAGAGAAGTACCACCAACAAACCATCAAAATGTTAG CCGTGGTTGTGGTAGCCTTTGTGCTCTGCTGGCTGCCGCTGCACGTTGGGCGGATCCTCTTCGCCCAAGGCCGCCTCGTCCCCTACGAGCTGACTCAGTACTTCAACCTCATCTCGATGCTGCTCTTTTACCTGGGCGCCTCGGTCAATCCCATCCTGTATAACGTCATGTCGGAACGATACCGGAAGGCCTTGTGCAGGTTTTTGAAATGCAGCCGGGGGTGGCCATCCCGACACTTCAACAGGAGCGAAAAgacttccagggaaggagtggaAACGAGTTCGTTCACTGCAACACATTTTTAA